A single region of the Paraburkholderia sprentiae WSM5005 genome encodes:
- a CDS encoding LysR family transcriptional regulator has translation MDTLQNMRVFVRVVEAGSFTGAAQHLNTTTAYASRAVSDLEAHLRTRLLNRTTRRIALTEAGERYLQRCEQILAYVDQAEAEASDAHARPSGKLKVHAMTSFGQHYVVPAVGRYQQRYPDVHIELTLAQRMPDLLDEGFDVSLTLATGLPDSGLVSQRLGSAFSIACASPAYLERHGVPQKPADLAQHTCLQMVSPVYPPDKWTFDGPNGEETVSLGATTFQVNVAEAMVVAVSQGMGVALIPIYSAISRLRSGELMWVMPEYTSQQMNLYALYPSRQYLDAKIRTWVEFLRDELPSTLAADQQELRQFART, from the coding sequence ATGGACACGCTTCAAAACATGCGCGTTTTCGTCCGCGTCGTCGAAGCGGGCAGCTTCACGGGCGCGGCGCAGCACCTGAATACAACGACGGCCTATGCGTCGCGCGCGGTTTCCGATCTGGAAGCGCATCTGCGCACGCGGCTGTTGAACCGGACGACGCGCCGCATCGCGCTGACCGAAGCCGGCGAGCGCTATCTGCAGCGCTGCGAGCAGATTCTTGCGTATGTGGATCAGGCGGAGGCCGAGGCGAGCGACGCGCACGCGCGCCCTTCCGGCAAGCTCAAGGTTCACGCGATGACGAGCTTCGGCCAGCACTACGTGGTGCCGGCCGTGGGCCGCTACCAGCAGCGCTACCCGGACGTGCATATCGAACTGACGCTCGCGCAGCGCATGCCCGATCTGCTCGACGAAGGCTTCGACGTGTCGCTGACGCTCGCGACCGGCTTGCCGGATTCGGGCCTCGTGTCGCAGCGCCTGGGCAGCGCCTTTAGCATTGCGTGCGCGTCGCCGGCTTACCTCGAGCGGCACGGCGTGCCGCAAAAGCCCGCGGACCTCGCGCAGCACACCTGCCTGCAGATGGTGTCGCCGGTGTATCCGCCGGACAAATGGACTTTCGACGGCCCGAACGGCGAGGAAACCGTCTCGCTCGGCGCGACGACGTTTCAGGTGAACGTGGCCGAGGCGATGGTCGTGGCCGTCTCCCAGGGCATGGGCGTGGCGCTGATTCCGATTTACTCGGCGATCAGCCGTTTGCGCAGCGGCGAACTGATGTGGGTGATGCCCGAATACACGTCGCAGCAGATGAATCTGTATGCGCTGTATCCGTCGCGGCAGTATCTCGACGCGAAGATCCGCACGTGGGTGGAATTCCTGCGCGACGAGTTGCCGTCCACATTGGCGGCGGACCAGCAGGAGTTGCGGCAGTTCGCGCGAACCTGA
- a CDS encoding efflux transporter outer membrane subunit, protein MQSPVSKGIAAAAVLTILLTIAGCASTGGVAPQAHTIDPASLDAGNAIRAANADAQWPAADWWRAYNDPQLDRWIADAQAGNPSLALAQARVREAASMAGVARAALAPHVNGSLSIQRQQWADNVFYGPGPLAGEQSWNNTGTLGLAYHLDFWGKDKNAAERALDLAHASAADARAAQLELQANVVRTYIEMSLNYALLDIAKATLQQQQQIVDLANRRLKGGIGTQLEVSQAETPMPEYERQIDAIDEKIALGRNQLAALAGKGPGAGDAIQRPTLSLAARAGLPAALPADLIGHRPDVVAARWTVAAQARGIDVAKAGFYPDINLLASIGGYAAMGPLFQFLKSPSHSWSVGPALTLPIFDGGRLRSQLGAASAGYDEAVERYNQSIVGALKDISDQVIRIRSLTTQADDADRSVAAARRNYELSREGYRRGLSDYLNVLVAQTQLLRAQEGVAKVRAERLGAHASLMTALGGGLDDPANGPRDSETASRAPNAPASRQ, encoded by the coding sequence GTGCAGTCTCCGGTATCCAAAGGGATCGCCGCAGCCGCGGTTCTTACGATCCTATTAACAATCGCCGGATGTGCAAGTACCGGAGGTGTCGCGCCGCAAGCGCACACGATCGATCCTGCGTCGCTCGACGCCGGCAACGCGATCCGCGCTGCCAACGCCGACGCGCAGTGGCCCGCCGCCGACTGGTGGCGCGCCTACAACGACCCGCAGCTGGACCGGTGGATCGCGGACGCGCAGGCCGGCAATCCCAGTCTCGCGCTCGCCCAGGCGCGCGTGCGCGAAGCGGCGTCGATGGCCGGCGTCGCGCGCGCGGCGCTCGCGCCGCACGTCAACGGCAGCCTGTCGATTCAGCGCCAGCAGTGGGCCGACAACGTGTTCTACGGTCCGGGGCCGTTGGCGGGCGAACAGTCGTGGAACAACACCGGCACGCTCGGCCTCGCGTATCACCTCGATTTCTGGGGCAAGGACAAGAACGCCGCCGAGCGCGCGCTCGACCTCGCGCACGCCAGCGCCGCCGACGCGCGCGCCGCGCAACTCGAACTGCAGGCCAATGTCGTGCGCACCTATATCGAGATGTCGCTGAACTACGCGTTGCTCGACATCGCAAAGGCCACGTTGCAGCAGCAGCAACAGATCGTCGACCTCGCGAACCGGCGCCTGAAGGGTGGCATCGGCACGCAGCTCGAAGTGAGCCAGGCCGAAACGCCGATGCCCGAGTACGAGCGCCAGATCGACGCGATCGACGAGAAAATCGCGCTTGGCCGCAACCAGTTAGCCGCGCTCGCCGGCAAAGGTCCGGGCGCCGGCGACGCGATCCAGCGCCCGACGCTGTCGCTCGCCGCGCGCGCCGGTCTGCCGGCCGCGCTGCCCGCGGATCTGATCGGCCACCGCCCCGACGTGGTCGCGGCGCGCTGGACGGTCGCCGCCCAGGCGCGCGGCATCGACGTCGCGAAGGCCGGGTTCTATCCGGACATCAACCTGCTGGCGTCGATCGGCGGTTATGCGGCGATGGGGCCGCTGTTCCAGTTCCTGAAGAGTCCGTCGCATAGCTGGAGCGTGGGCCCCGCGCTGACGCTGCCGATCTTCGACGGCGGCCGGCTGCGCTCGCAGCTCGGCGCGGCGTCGGCGGGCTACGACGAGGCGGTCGAGCGCTACAACCAGTCGATCGTGGGTGCGCTCAAGGACATCTCCGACCAGGTGATCCGCATCCGCTCGCTGACCACCCAGGCCGACGACGCCGACCGCTCGGTCGCCGCCGCGCGCAGGAACTACGAGCTCTCGCGCGAAGGTTACCGGCGCGGTTTGAGCGACTATCTGAACGTGCTGGTCGCGCAAACCCAGTTGCTGCGCGCGCAGGAAGGCGTCGCGAAGGTGCGCGCCGAGCGCCTCGGCGCACATGCATCGTTGATGACGGCGCTCGGCGGCGGCCTCGACGATCCGGCCAACGGTCCGCGCGATAGCGAGACCGCCTCGCGCGCCCCGAATGCGCCCGCGTCCAGGCAATGA